A portion of the Mycobacterium paraseoulense genome contains these proteins:
- a CDS encoding helix-turn-helix transcriptional regulator gives MATVDLRADIRGFLSSRRARIAPEQAGLPAYGGNRRVKGLRREEVALLAGVSVDYYVRMERGSLASASDGVLDALASALQLDEAERDHLFHLARQSRAPSGPRRRRPVVTVRSTLQQVLDAISDAPAWIRNGRFDVLAMNQLARALYSPVLADPRRPANTARFVYLAPEAARDFFVDYDQLASDAAAKLRMEAGRNPHDEQLIALVGELSTCSELFRQRWASQDVRVHRSGRKRLHHPIVGQLDLDVESLELPADPGLHLIVYTAPAGTPTADGLALLASWAATQQRLATELEAPSG, from the coding sequence ATGGCCACGGTGGATCTACGCGCCGACATCCGGGGGTTCCTCAGCTCGCGTCGCGCCCGCATCGCACCCGAGCAGGCGGGCCTGCCCGCGTACGGCGGCAATCGTCGGGTCAAAGGTCTGCGCCGCGAGGAGGTAGCGCTCCTGGCGGGCGTATCAGTCGACTACTACGTGCGCATGGAGCGCGGCAGCCTCGCCAGTGCCTCCGATGGCGTGCTCGATGCGTTGGCCTCTGCCTTGCAACTCGACGAGGCCGAGCGCGACCACCTGTTCCACCTCGCACGCCAATCCCGGGCGCCCAGCGGCCCACGCCGGCGCAGGCCTGTGGTGACGGTGCGCTCGACGCTGCAGCAGGTGCTCGACGCCATCTCCGATGCGCCGGCCTGGATCCGTAATGGACGATTTGACGTGCTCGCCATGAATCAACTCGCCCGCGCGCTGTACTCACCGGTGCTGGCCGACCCGCGGCGGCCCGCGAATACAGCGCGGTTCGTTTATCTAGCTCCCGAGGCGGCCAGAGATTTCTTTGTCGACTACGACCAGTTGGCCAGTGACGCGGCCGCGAAGCTACGCATGGAAGCCGGCCGCAATCCGCACGACGAGCAGCTGATCGCCTTGGTCGGCGAACTGTCAACGTGCAGTGAGCTATTCCGGCAGCGGTGGGCATCTCAGGACGTGCGGGTGCACCGGTCCGGACGCAAGCGGTTGCACCATCCGATCGTGGGCCAGCTCGACTTGGACGTCGAGTCTTTGGAACTGCCCGCCGACCCCGGCCTGCACCTCATCGTCTACACCGCGCCCGCGGGCACGCCGACCGCTGATGGTCTCGCGCTCCTGGCGTCGTGGGCGGCCACCCAACAGAGGCTGGCGACCGAGCTTGAAGCACCCAGCGGATAG
- a CDS encoding GAF and ANTAR domain-containing protein: MAIHERLLAAVDGRRGIEAADSLCHACVVFLEVDAAAISIVFDGASSGTLGSSSPAARIYDELQFTLGEGPCLDSVTRRIPILVVDLADPGEARWTAYGPAMLAHGIRSVCAIPVVVAGEFVGALDLFRTQPGPLPDEDLVGAVAAAELAGIPLLDLMNADLQAAVADPTSNAWAELTMLSRSEVSQATGMLVAQLGIEPAEALVRLRAHAYATGRSATDVARDILERRLKLEAD, from the coding sequence GTGGCGATTCACGAGCGGCTGCTCGCCGCCGTCGACGGCCGGCGCGGGATAGAGGCCGCCGACTCTCTGTGCCACGCTTGCGTGGTCTTCCTCGAGGTTGACGCAGCGGCGATTTCGATCGTCTTCGACGGCGCCAGCAGCGGCACACTGGGATCCAGCAGCCCGGCCGCGCGCATCTACGACGAATTGCAGTTCACGCTCGGCGAGGGACCGTGCCTGGACTCCGTCACGCGGCGGATTCCGATTCTGGTCGTCGACCTCGCCGATCCCGGCGAGGCCCGGTGGACCGCCTACGGGCCCGCCATGCTGGCCCACGGCATCAGAAGCGTCTGTGCGATACCGGTCGTGGTGGCCGGCGAATTTGTCGGCGCCCTCGACCTGTTCCGTACGCAGCCCGGACCGCTGCCGGACGAGGATTTGGTCGGCGCGGTCGCCGCCGCGGAGCTTGCCGGCATCCCGCTCCTGGACCTCATGAACGCCGACCTGCAGGCAGCCGTTGCCGACCCCACCAGCAATGCCTGGGCCGAACTCACCATGCTGAGCCGCTCGGAGGTCAGCCAGGCCACCGGAATGCTGGTCGCGCAGCTGGGGATTGAGCCGGCCGAGGCCCTTGTCCGGCTGCGCGCTCACGCTTATGCCACCGGCCGCAGCGCTACCGACGTGGCCCGCGACATCCTCGAGCGCCGGCTGAAGCTCGAGGCCGACTGA
- a CDS encoding SDR family oxidoreductase translates to MADNQFTTHTELFDLSGKYALVTGGTSGIGMMIARGLLQAGARVVISSRKADRCAEAQRLLSEFGDVQAIPADLSRHDECQRLADLVKADSERLDILVNNAGAMWREPLATFPDEAWDAVLGLNLKSPFWLVQALLPALRRAGTADDPARIINIGSIAAIHVAQSPNYSYASSKAALHQLTRVLGRELGPQHVTVNAVAPGVFPSQMMASTLDAIGDTIAAAAPLRRLGRDDDMAGVAVFLASRAGSYLTGTIIPVDGGIATTATGTP, encoded by the coding sequence CACTGGCGGCACCAGTGGCATTGGGATGATGATAGCGCGCGGCCTTCTCCAGGCGGGCGCCCGCGTCGTCATCAGCTCACGCAAGGCAGACAGGTGCGCGGAGGCGCAGCGCCTACTGTCCGAATTCGGCGACGTTCAAGCTATCCCCGCCGACCTGTCCAGGCATGACGAGTGTCAGCGCCTCGCAGACCTTGTCAAGGCCGACTCGGAACGCCTGGACATCCTGGTCAACAACGCGGGAGCGATGTGGCGCGAGCCGCTAGCGACATTCCCGGACGAGGCCTGGGACGCAGTGCTCGGCCTCAACCTCAAGTCGCCGTTCTGGCTGGTGCAGGCGCTGCTCCCCGCACTTCGCAGGGCGGGCACCGCCGATGATCCCGCGCGCATCATCAACATCGGCAGTATCGCCGCCATCCACGTCGCCCAGTCGCCCAACTACTCGTACGCCAGCAGCAAAGCGGCACTCCATCAACTCACCAGAGTGCTTGGCAGAGAGCTGGGCCCACAGCACGTCACGGTGAACGCGGTAGCACCGGGAGTGTTCCCGTCACAGATGATGGCGTCCACGCTCGATGCCATCGGCGACACGATCGCGGCGGCGGCGCCTCTGCGCCGGCTCGGCCGCGACGACGACATGGCGGGTGTCGCCGTGTTTCTCGCTAGCCGGGCCGGGTCCTACCTCACGGGCACCATCATCCCGGTCGACGGCGGCATCGCGACGACCGCGACGGGTACGCCCTGA